CGCGGACAAGCGGGCTCGGCTGCAGGCGCAGCAGGGACAGCAGGGGTAGGAGCCACCGCGGGGGGCGCGGCGTTGTCGACGGGGGCGCTCACCTTGCGTGCGGCACGCGCACTTTCGATCATCGACGCCAGCGCCGGGCCATCGATCAACTCGATGTTCCGCCCCTTGGCAAAGGCCTGAGCATCGCTTGTGAAAACGCCGGAGGTCACAACAAAGCCGCCCGCTGCCCCTTCGGCCGCCATCACGCCGAACAGTTCGCGGACGACGTTCACCGACACCTTGTAGGCCCGCCACTGCTTGCACTGCACGAGAAACGCCTCGCCGCCCTTCTGCAGCTTCAGGTCGAGCCGCCATCCGCGCCCCCGCCGCCGGTCTCGGTCACTGCGAACCCACGCATCCGGAAGGCCTCGCCGACGAGCAACTCGAAGTCCCGCCAGCCCATGTTGCGCAGCGCTTCGCCGGATCGATCGTCGGCCACGCCGCGAACCAGTCCCTCGCGCTTGCGTCGTCCAAGGTACGAGGCGGCGGCTCCCGCCAGCAGCAATAGCGGCACGATGTATTGCCCGTAGGTGGCGAGCGCCTTCGTCATCTGTCCGGCAACCATCTGACCCATCTGTCCGGGCACAATATTGGTCGGCACCTCCGCGATGGCGTACCGGTGCAGAACGCCGTAGGCCACGGCGGCGAGGATCGTCCCCACCCACCACGGCAGCATCGCCGCCAACTCGAACAGGTCTTCAAACACGCTGGTGTTTTTTCTTCTTGCCATCGTGTGCTCCCTTCTTTCGCCCTTTACTGCCGCACCGTCGTCAGCCCGGACTCATCGCCAAGGTGGATGAAGATGCGGCCTTCCGCGTGATCACCCTTGATCCGCAGCCAGCCGCGCCCGCTCGTTGGATCGTTCTCGTCGGAACCCTCCCACGAGAAATCGAAGCGTGGCGCACCGTCCAGAACTTCGACCCGCCCATCCAGTTCACCCTGTACCAGACCGAACTGGAATTCGCCGCTCAGATCCTTGCGGATCGTCATATGCGCGGGCACTTCCATGTCGAGGTAGTCGGCATCCCAAGCCTCCATCTCGATGATGCGCCACTCGCCCACGAAGGTGCGGCCGATCTTCTTCATTCGTCGATCTCCAGGCCGGCGTGTCGCCAGAGCGCGTCGAAGTCGTCGCCCACGCCCCAGCCCACGTTCTTCCCCATCCCGCGGACGTCATCGAGCCGGTCGAGAAAGGTCTCGCGCTGCGGCTCGGCCAGGCCGACCACGACCTTCAGCGCTTGCTCGAACATCCGCACCAGAGCACTGTAGTAACCCTCGTCGTCCAGCCCAAATTCGCTACTGAAGCCGATCGCCTGCTCGCAATAGAACACCATCAGCTCCGCGAGCCCCGCCGGCTGGGCGATGGCCTTCTTGTAGTCGGCGATCGGCTTTTTGGCCTTGGCGACGGAGTAGTCCTGATTCTTGTACACATCGGGGCACAGCCAGCGGTCGATGGTGACCTTGTAGGGCTTGAGCACGTCCTCGCCGAGCCCGAAGCGGGCGTGCAGGAAAATCTGATTGTCCTTGCTGGCTGCGTACAAATCCTGCACCAACGCGAGCAGGCCGCCCCGATCAAAGTCGGCCAGCTTGGCCTTGACGTCGCTCCAACTCGGTGTGTTCTTCTTCGTCGCCATTCCCTACGAATCCTTCTTCGTCGGCTTGGGCAGTGCCTTGGCGGCATCTTCCAGCGTCCGTACGTTGAACTCGGCCCCTTCAGCCTCGAGCAAGGCACGGCGCCGGGCGGCGAATTGCTCGTACTCGCCTTCGGCGTGTGTATCGGCCTGCTTCTTCGACACGCGTCCAGCGTACGGCAGAACCTTGCGCTCGTTAAAGGCCAGGAAGGCATCCAGCTTCTCTGCCCAGTCGTTCAGGAAGATCTCCTTGCGCCGTCGTGCCTGATCCTCAGCAAAGTCGAGCCACATCACCACGATGCGGTTGAGCTCGCCGATCTCCTGTTCGTTCAGGTAGTTCTTGGCCACGGTCACGTCAGCCTTCTGCACGCTGCCTGATTTCCAGGTCGTGAGGCCCATGTTCGGTCGGTCGCTATCGGCCCGCTCCAGAATCAGTTCGGCCGCTGTCTTGCCGGTGAC
The window above is part of the Thauera aromatica K172 genome. Proteins encoded here:
- a CDS encoding topoisomerase DNA-binding C4 zinc finger domain-containing protein encodes the protein MIESARAARKVSAPVDNAAPPAVAPTPAVPAAPAAEPACPRCGGAMVRRIAKQGANAGSAFWGCAAFPKCRGVRAVEERTD